A single genomic interval of Spirochaetota bacterium harbors:
- a CDS encoding rhodanese-like domain-containing protein, which translates to MINNILHQDHNRQISERDFLLLNMDDVYIIDVRNSFELSSGFLKCAQNIPFSEVLTFPFYIPKDKIILTYCNYGNRAGKVALALFEAGYNAYSLGGYSLFSQKIKSKCNYQSNK; encoded by the coding sequence ATGATTAATAATATACTACACCAAGATCATAATCGACAAATATCCGAACGAGATTTTTTACTACTAAATATGGATGATGTTTATATTATTGATGTTAGAAATTCATTTGAACTTAGTAGTGGTTTCTTGAAATGTGCTCAAAATATACCGTTTTCAGAAGTATTAACTTTTCCTTTTTATATACCAAAAGATAAAATTATTCTTACTTATTGTAATTATGGTAATAGAGCAGGTAAAGTTGCTTTAGCATTATTTGAAGCAGGGTATAATGCTTATTCTTTAGGTGGATATTCTCTCTTTTCCCAAAAGATTAAATCTAAGTGTAATTATCAATCAAATAAATAA